One genomic region from Lacerta agilis isolate rLacAgi1 chromosome 13, rLacAgi1.pri, whole genome shotgun sequence encodes:
- the FAHD1 gene encoding acylpyruvase FAHD1, mitochondrial, translated as MTSSKPLARFWEWGKNIICVGRNYAEHAKELKNTLPTEPLFFLKPSSAYVREGSPIIQPYYCNKLHHEVELGVVIGKRAQAVSQKIAMDHVAGYALCLDMTARDTQEECKKKGLPWTLAKGFNTSCPVSDFVPKEKVPDPHRLKIWLKVNGEMRQEGDTSDMIFSIPYIISYISGIVTLEEGDVILTGSPKGVSAVQENDEIEAGIQGVLSMRFQVVQQKCRP; from the coding sequence ATGACTTCTTCAAAGCCTTTGGCCAGGTTCTGGGAGTGGGGCAAGAACATAATCTGTGTGGGGAGGAATTATGCAGAGCATGCCAAAGAGTTGAAGAACACCCTCCCAACTGAGCCGCTCTTCTTTCTCAAGCCATCATCCGCCTATGTCAGGGAAGGCTCTCCCATCATCCAACCCTACTACTGTAATAAGCTGCACCATGAAGTGGAACTTGGGGTGGTGATCGGGAAGAGAGCCCAGGCAGTTTCCCAGAAAATAGCAATGGACCATGTGGCAGGCTATGCCCTCTGCTTGGACATGACAGCCAGGGATACCCAAGAAGAATGCAAGAAGAAAGGGCTTCCTTGGACATTGGCCAAAGGGTTCAATACCTCCTGTCCAGTCAGTGACTTTGTGCCCAAAGAGAAAGTCCCAGATCCACACCGGTTGAAGATCTGGCTAAAGGTAAATGGGGAGATGCGGCAAGAAGGAGATACATCAGACATGATCTTCTCTATCCCCTACATCATCAGCTACATCAGTGGAATTGTCACACTGGAAGAAGGGGATGTCATCCTAACAGGAAGCCCAAAAGGGGTTTCTGCTGTGCAAGAGAATGATGAAATAGAAGCTGGGATCCAGGGGGTGCTGAGCATGCGGTTTCAAGTAGTTCAGCAGAAATGCCGGCCTTGA
- the MEIOB gene encoding meiosis-specific with OB domain-containing protein isoform X3, whose translation MAYSVSTQNFVAISDVHPNLARPSIIGMVIGKTDAKGFPDRKNIGSERYTFGFTIRDSPSYFINVHSWGREDYIKSLSESFRVGDCVIIENPLVQTKEVEKEEKFNATTPSCYKLLLSENHSVVKICPHYEVDTKLLSLLNLPVKDPQDFYSLADIAANGQSLEGRIINILAAVKSVGEPKYFTTSDRRKGHRCEVRLYDETESSFAMICWDNESIQLAQSWMPRETVIFASDVRINFDKFRNCMVATVLSKSIITTNPDTPEAIVLHNFIRESAEMLDLDDEMGDHFRDSINVQAIVDVYTVEQLKIKALQNEAKSEPFCGIIFAYISTLNIDNETTKIIRNRCSKCHYVVNERTNSCSFCSSFVSSSDATLLFASFDVLVDLTDHTGTLHSCNLSDTVAEETLGCTVQEFQTLTEAQKTALKWHLLLERSKIYFKVILSTSSRTGLRVSLLSCKLADPVEASQNLPGKDLPCPASEQLKGV comes from the exons ATGGCCTACTCGGTTTCAACACAAAATTTTGTAGCCATTTCAGATGTGCATCCAAATCTTGCTCGTCCT AGTATAATTGGCATGGTGATTGGGAAAACAGATGCCAAAGGCTTTCCAGACAGAAAAA ATATTGGATCAGAAAGGTACACTTTTGGCTTCACTATCCGCGATTCGCCATCTTACTTCATAAATGTACATTCTTGGGGAAGAGAGGACTATATTAAATCACTTTCAGAAAGCTTTAGAGTTGGTGACTGTG TCATAATTGAAAATCCTTTAGTTCAGACAAAAGAggttgaaaaggaagaaaaattcaACGCTACAACTCCTAG CTGCTACAAACTGCTCCTCAGTGAGAATCATTCTGTGGTTAAAATCTGTCCCCACTATGAAGTTGACACCAAACTACTGTCACTGTTGAATCTACCTGTGAAGGACCCTCAAGACTTTTACTCTCTGGCGGACATTGCAGCCAATGGACAGAGCCTGGAAGGAAGAATCATTAATATTCTTGCAGCTGTCAAGTCA GTTGGAGAACCAAAGTACTTCACCACTTCGGACAGACGAAAGGGTCACAGATGTGAAGTAAGGCTGTATGATGAAACCGAGTCTTCCTTTGCAATGATATG CTGGGACAATGAATCTATCCAGCTTGCACAGAGCTGGATGCCACGAGAAACAG TAATATTTGCATCAGATGTAAGAATAAATTTTGACAAATTTAGAAATTGCATGGTTGCAACTGTACTCTCAAAATCCATCATTACTACTAATCCCG ATACACCAGAAGCAATTGTTCTACACAACTTTATAAGAGAAAGTGCAGAAATGTTAGATTTGGATGATGAAATGGGCGATCATTTCAGAGATTCCATAAATG TACAGGCAATAGTTGACGTTTATACAGTGGAGCAATTAAAGATTAAAGCTTTGCAAAATGAAGCAAAATCAGAACCTTTCTGTGGCATTATTTTTGCCTACATTTCTACGCTGAATATTGATAATGAGACAACTAAAATAATACGAAACAGATG TAGCAAGTGCCACTATGTGGTCAATGAAAGAACAAACTCATGCTCCTTCTGTAGCAGCTTTGTCTCCTCCTCAGATGCCACACTACTCTTTGCCAGCTTTGATGTACTAGTTGATTTGACAGACCACACAGGCACTCTCCATTCTTGCAATCTCTCAGACACAGTGGCTGAAGAAACTTTAGGCTGCACG GTCCAGGAGTTCCAGACTCTGACAGAGGCTCAAAAAACAGCCCTAAAATGGCACCTTCTTCTAGAACGaagcaaaatttattttaaa GTTATTCTTTCGACCAGTTCACGAACCGGACTGAGAGTTAGTTTGCTTTCTTGCAAACTAGCAGATCCTGTGGAGGCCAGTCAAAACCTGCCTGGAAAAGACCTACCTTGCCCAGCTTCAGAACAGCTCAAAGGAGTCTAA
- the MEIOB gene encoding meiosis-specific with OB domain-containing protein isoform X1: MRFPAQTVFQIKRMAYSVSTQNFVAISDVHPNLARPSIIGMVIGKTDAKGFPDRKNIGSERYTFGFTIRDSPSYFINVHSWGREDYIKSLSESFRVGDCVIIENPLVQTKEVEKEEKFNATTPSCYKLLLSENHSVVKICPHYEVDTKLLSLLNLPVKDPQDFYSLADIAANGQSLEGRIINILAAVKSVGEPKYFTTSDRRKGHRCEVRLYDETESSFAMICWDNESIQLAQSWMPRETVIFASDVRINFDKFRNCMVATVLSKSIITTNPDTPEAIVLHNFIRESAEMLDLDDEMGDHFRDSINVQAIVDVYTVEQLKIKALQNEAKSEPFCGIIFAYISTLNIDNETTKIIRNRCSKCHYVVNERTNSCSFCSSFVSSSDATLLFASFDVLVDLTDHTGTLHSCNLSDTVAEETLGCTVQEFQTLTEAQKTALKWHLLLERSKIYFKVILSTSSRTGLRVSLLSCKLADPVEASQNLPGKDLPCPASEQLKGV, encoded by the exons ATGCGTTTTCCCGCCCAAACTGTG TTTCAGATAAAAAGAATGGCCTACTCGGTTTCAACACAAAATTTTGTAGCCATTTCAGATGTGCATCCAAATCTTGCTCGTCCT AGTATAATTGGCATGGTGATTGGGAAAACAGATGCCAAAGGCTTTCCAGACAGAAAAA ATATTGGATCAGAAAGGTACACTTTTGGCTTCACTATCCGCGATTCGCCATCTTACTTCATAAATGTACATTCTTGGGGAAGAGAGGACTATATTAAATCACTTTCAGAAAGCTTTAGAGTTGGTGACTGTG TCATAATTGAAAATCCTTTAGTTCAGACAAAAGAggttgaaaaggaagaaaaattcaACGCTACAACTCCTAG CTGCTACAAACTGCTCCTCAGTGAGAATCATTCTGTGGTTAAAATCTGTCCCCACTATGAAGTTGACACCAAACTACTGTCACTGTTGAATCTACCTGTGAAGGACCCTCAAGACTTTTACTCTCTGGCGGACATTGCAGCCAATGGACAGAGCCTGGAAGGAAGAATCATTAATATTCTTGCAGCTGTCAAGTCA GTTGGAGAACCAAAGTACTTCACCACTTCGGACAGACGAAAGGGTCACAGATGTGAAGTAAGGCTGTATGATGAAACCGAGTCTTCCTTTGCAATGATATG CTGGGACAATGAATCTATCCAGCTTGCACAGAGCTGGATGCCACGAGAAACAG TAATATTTGCATCAGATGTAAGAATAAATTTTGACAAATTTAGAAATTGCATGGTTGCAACTGTACTCTCAAAATCCATCATTACTACTAATCCCG ATACACCAGAAGCAATTGTTCTACACAACTTTATAAGAGAAAGTGCAGAAATGTTAGATTTGGATGATGAAATGGGCGATCATTTCAGAGATTCCATAAATG TACAGGCAATAGTTGACGTTTATACAGTGGAGCAATTAAAGATTAAAGCTTTGCAAAATGAAGCAAAATCAGAACCTTTCTGTGGCATTATTTTTGCCTACATTTCTACGCTGAATATTGATAATGAGACAACTAAAATAATACGAAACAGATG TAGCAAGTGCCACTATGTGGTCAATGAAAGAACAAACTCATGCTCCTTCTGTAGCAGCTTTGTCTCCTCCTCAGATGCCACACTACTCTTTGCCAGCTTTGATGTACTAGTTGATTTGACAGACCACACAGGCACTCTCCATTCTTGCAATCTCTCAGACACAGTGGCTGAAGAAACTTTAGGCTGCACG GTCCAGGAGTTCCAGACTCTGACAGAGGCTCAAAAAACAGCCCTAAAATGGCACCTTCTTCTAGAACGaagcaaaatttattttaaa GTTATTCTTTCGACCAGTTCACGAACCGGACTGAGAGTTAGTTTGCTTTCTTGCAAACTAGCAGATCCTGTGGAGGCCAGTCAAAACCTGCCTGGAAAAGACCTACCTTGCCCAGCTTCAGAACAGCTCAAAGGAGTCTAA
- the MEIOB gene encoding meiosis-specific with OB domain-containing protein isoform X2 has translation MSSFSWFQIKRMAYSVSTQNFVAISDVHPNLARPSIIGMVIGKTDAKGFPDRKNIGSERYTFGFTIRDSPSYFINVHSWGREDYIKSLSESFRVGDCVIIENPLVQTKEVEKEEKFNATTPSCYKLLLSENHSVVKICPHYEVDTKLLSLLNLPVKDPQDFYSLADIAANGQSLEGRIINILAAVKSVGEPKYFTTSDRRKGHRCEVRLYDETESSFAMICWDNESIQLAQSWMPRETVIFASDVRINFDKFRNCMVATVLSKSIITTNPDTPEAIVLHNFIRESAEMLDLDDEMGDHFRDSINVQAIVDVYTVEQLKIKALQNEAKSEPFCGIIFAYISTLNIDNETTKIIRNRCSKCHYVVNERTNSCSFCSSFVSSSDATLLFASFDVLVDLTDHTGTLHSCNLSDTVAEETLGCTVQEFQTLTEAQKTALKWHLLLERSKIYFKVILSTSSRTGLRVSLLSCKLADPVEASQNLPGKDLPCPASEQLKGV, from the exons atgtcctctttttcatgg TTTCAGATAAAAAGAATGGCCTACTCGGTTTCAACACAAAATTTTGTAGCCATTTCAGATGTGCATCCAAATCTTGCTCGTCCT AGTATAATTGGCATGGTGATTGGGAAAACAGATGCCAAAGGCTTTCCAGACAGAAAAA ATATTGGATCAGAAAGGTACACTTTTGGCTTCACTATCCGCGATTCGCCATCTTACTTCATAAATGTACATTCTTGGGGAAGAGAGGACTATATTAAATCACTTTCAGAAAGCTTTAGAGTTGGTGACTGTG TCATAATTGAAAATCCTTTAGTTCAGACAAAAGAggttgaaaaggaagaaaaattcaACGCTACAACTCCTAG CTGCTACAAACTGCTCCTCAGTGAGAATCATTCTGTGGTTAAAATCTGTCCCCACTATGAAGTTGACACCAAACTACTGTCACTGTTGAATCTACCTGTGAAGGACCCTCAAGACTTTTACTCTCTGGCGGACATTGCAGCCAATGGACAGAGCCTGGAAGGAAGAATCATTAATATTCTTGCAGCTGTCAAGTCA GTTGGAGAACCAAAGTACTTCACCACTTCGGACAGACGAAAGGGTCACAGATGTGAAGTAAGGCTGTATGATGAAACCGAGTCTTCCTTTGCAATGATATG CTGGGACAATGAATCTATCCAGCTTGCACAGAGCTGGATGCCACGAGAAACAG TAATATTTGCATCAGATGTAAGAATAAATTTTGACAAATTTAGAAATTGCATGGTTGCAACTGTACTCTCAAAATCCATCATTACTACTAATCCCG ATACACCAGAAGCAATTGTTCTACACAACTTTATAAGAGAAAGTGCAGAAATGTTAGATTTGGATGATGAAATGGGCGATCATTTCAGAGATTCCATAAATG TACAGGCAATAGTTGACGTTTATACAGTGGAGCAATTAAAGATTAAAGCTTTGCAAAATGAAGCAAAATCAGAACCTTTCTGTGGCATTATTTTTGCCTACATTTCTACGCTGAATATTGATAATGAGACAACTAAAATAATACGAAACAGATG TAGCAAGTGCCACTATGTGGTCAATGAAAGAACAAACTCATGCTCCTTCTGTAGCAGCTTTGTCTCCTCCTCAGATGCCACACTACTCTTTGCCAGCTTTGATGTACTAGTTGATTTGACAGACCACACAGGCACTCTCCATTCTTGCAATCTCTCAGACACAGTGGCTGAAGAAACTTTAGGCTGCACG GTCCAGGAGTTCCAGACTCTGACAGAGGCTCAAAAAACAGCCCTAAAATGGCACCTTCTTCTAGAACGaagcaaaatttattttaaa GTTATTCTTTCGACCAGTTCACGAACCGGACTGAGAGTTAGTTTGCTTTCTTGCAAACTAGCAGATCCTGTGGAGGCCAGTCAAAACCTGCCTGGAAAAGACCTACCTTGCCCAGCTTCAGAACAGCTCAAAGGAGTCTAA